The proteins below are encoded in one region of Hordeum vulgare subsp. vulgare chromosome 3H, MorexV3_pseudomolecules_assembly, whole genome shotgun sequence:
- the LOC123440075 gene encoding uncharacterized protein LOC123440075, whose protein sequence is MLVEKYFTDLHREIEPAATRQLGCISTGPTTPTSSRHYSARRAVGGRSGTNRNRFRRLRLHAAGGDDRISALPDDLLLLVLRRVDSRTALGTGLLSSRWAHLPRELPTLDLRVTDILPRRYYRWLLLHSDIYRKGSHMLYYGFGGIKKKLMPDIRRYQRRAMRALSTSVNSLLDADDTVQPRRKVDRLRLDFFITNNTACMNRLISKAMDAWGVNELEAVAKPIHWHLTVHTFPTHGLCQDPRSSSLRSLKLGGCLLPPLHEYSALSTLVLQDIPELSAAAYERIFTSCTRLLLLHLNSCSCGQGMGTVVVVDAPSSEIRELVVHKCRFSMSMRALPKLESLASFETRVQFESTSFPCLRRWNLACDLGVRSKGFRKYCAQHLELDLFLECTPDISDLIIRFTGPDRWIEPSSSPSSLLLPNLRRLLVADVPSSWDVSWPRLLLEVAPSLEIFHIHIAPSMDEPGDEISWQPANLRRHHLKEFVMSGFEGTEQQIYLVKFVMGVCTTLSRVAMFKSGHALDKGHWEWEMVTQQSTWTEEEKGPLLEHIMDGVSSSTTPLQLIFG, encoded by the coding sequence ATGTTGGTCGAAAAGTACTTCACCGACTTGCATCGTGAAATCGAGCCTGCAGCAACGCGTCAACTTGGGTGTATCTCGACAGGACCAACAACACCCACATCCTCTCGACACTACTCGGCTCGTCGCGCTGTCGGGGGCAGAAGCGGGACGAATCGGAATCGATTCCGGCGCCTGCGGCTGCACGCTGCCGGCGGTGACGACCGGATCAGCGCCCTCCCCGATGATCTGCTCCTCCTCGTCCTGCGTCGCGTGGACTCCCGCACGGCGCTCGGCACAGGGTTGCTATCCAGTCGCTGGGCTCACCTCCCACGCGAGCTCCCTACCCTCGACTTGAGGGTCACCGACATATTACCGCGGCGCTACTATCGTTGGCTCCTCCTCCACAGCGACATTTATCGTAAAGGATCTCATATGCTATACTACGGATTCGGCGGCATAAAGAAGAAACTCATGCCTGACATCAGGAGATACCAGCGCCGCGCCATGCGCGCCTTGTCCACATCCGTCAATAGTCTCTTGGACGCCGACGACACCGTCCAACCTCGCCGGAAAGTTGATAGGCTGAGGCTCGACTTCTTCATTACCAACAACACAGCCTGCATGAACCGGCTAATTTCCAAGGCCATGGATGCTTGGGGGGTCAATGAACTCGAGGCTGTTGCTAAGCCAATTCACTGGCATCTAACAGTACACACTTTTCCCACCCATGGCCTCTGCCAAGATCCCCGCTCCTCATCCCTGAGGAGCCTTAAGCTTGGAGGTTGCCTGCTCCCGCCGCTGCACGAATACAGCGCGCTCTCTACGCTCGTCCTGCAAGACATACCGGAGTTGTCCGCGGCAGCCTACGAGCGCATCTTTACCTCGTGCACGCGCCTACTGCTGCTTCACCTCAACTCTTGCAGTTGCGGCCAGGGCATGGGCACGGTCGTGGTGGTGGACGCCCCCAGCTCAGAGATCAGAGAGCTCGTCGTCCACAAGTGCAGATTCTCCATGTCGATGAGGGCACTTCCCAAACTCGAGAGCCTAGCCTCGTTCGAGACCAGGGTGCAGTTCGAATCAACTTCATTTCCCTGCCTCAGGCGATGGAACCTCGCATGTGACCTCGGTGTCAGATCGAAAGGATTCCGCAAATACTGTGCGCAGCACCTAGAACTGGATTTGTTTCTTGAATGCACCCCGGATATAAGCGACCTGATTATCCGCTTCACCGGACCTGACAGATGGATCGAGCCATCTAGCTCTCCGTCGTCATTACTGTTACCTAACCTCAGGCGGCTGCTGGTCGCCGATGTGCCTTCGTCATGGGATGTGTCATGGCCTCGTCTTCTCCTTGAGGTGGCACCCTCCCTCGAGATCTTCCACATTCACATTGCCCCTTCCATGGACGAGCCGGGCGATGAGATATCCTGGCAGCCCGCAAACCTTCGGCGGCATCACCTCAAGGAATTTGTAATGTCTGGTTTTGAGGGAACGGAACAACAGATTTACCTAGTCAAGTTTGTCATGGGAGTATGTACGACGCTGAGCCGTGTCGCCATGTTCAAGAGTGGACATGCTCTGGATAAGGGGCACTGGGAATGGGAGATGGTGACGCAGCAAAGCACATGGACTGAAGAAGAGAAGGGCCCGTTGCTGGAGCACATCATGGACGGGGTTTCTTCCTCCACAACTCCTCTTCAACTCATCTTCGGCTGA